A genomic stretch from Setaria viridis chromosome 1, Setaria_viridis_v4.0, whole genome shotgun sequence includes:
- the LOC117841452 gene encoding NAC domain-containing protein 79 produces the protein MGLRDIELTLPPGFRFYPSDEELVCHYLHGKVANERLAGAGGAMVEVDLHTHEPWELPDVAKLSTNEWYFFSFRDRKYATGLRTNRATKSGYWKATGKDRVIRNPKAAGRAVVGMRKTLVFYRGRAPNGIKTSWVMHEFRMENPHTPPKEDWVLCRVFYKKKADAMDYAMDNERDVAMPHGADHPGYSPPFPALGSGHYHLPPPSSDHHGGGAGAGSLNDFPAMALLHHQHSSIFDLHGQPHDGGSNVLAAAAGSRDGGAAGDQCGSGVLMDLGLDEHYNYNYNSLMQM, from the exons ATGGGCCTGAGGGACATCGAGCTGACGCTCCCGCCGGGGTTCAGGTTCTACCCCAGCGACGAGGAGCTGGTGTGCCACTACCTGCACGGCAAGGTGGCCAACgagcggctcgccggcgccggcggggccatggTGGAGGTGGATCTACACACCCACGAGCCATGGGAGCTTCCTG ACGTTGCGAAACTGAGCACGAACGAGTGGTACTTCTTCAGCTTCCGCGACCGCAAGTACGCGACGGGGCTTCGCACCAACCGCGCCACCAAGTCCGGCTACTGGAAGGCCACCGGCAAGGACCGCGTCATCCGCAACCCCaaggccgccggccgcgccgtcgTCGGCATGCGCAAGACCCTCGTCTTCTACCGCGGCCGCGCCCCCAACGGCATCAAGACCAGCTGGGTCATGCACGAGTTCCGCATGGAGAATCCCCACACCCCACCCAAG GAGGATTGGGTTCTGTGCAGAGTTTTCTACAAGAAGAAGGCCGACGCGATGGATTACGCCATGGACAACGAGCGAGACGTCGCCATGCCTCACGGCGCTGATCATCCGGGCTACTCGCCTCCGTTCCCCGCCCTCGGCAGCGGCCACTACCATCTGCCACCGCCGTCTTCAGACCACCAcggcgggggcgccggggccggctcCCTCAACGACTTCCCCGCCATGGCCCTGCTGCATCATCAGCACAGCAGCATATTCGACTTGCACGGCCAGCCCCACGACGGCGGCAGCAACgtccttgcggcggcggcggggtcgagagacggcggcgccgccggcgatcaATGCGGCAGCGGGGTGCTGATGGACCTAGGATTGGACGAGCACTACAACTACAACTACAACAGCCTGATGCAGATGTGA